A stretch of the Uranotaenia lowii strain MFRU-FL chromosome 3, ASM2978415v1, whole genome shotgun sequence genome encodes the following:
- the LOC129754135 gene encoding clumping factor B-like isoform X1 produces MPITTPKIPEGLPDLMKGLAKSVIRENPDNIYVHAAEYFENLIRERDAGELDKGYPHFSAHKVYADYRDKCRTKGGNESRKIATDGDDDDSGGSASTTRGRRRKRVRKQGSKDSNKSVEKSEPEEQIIAAAIPDSAAVLSDGSERKSGSAKSSVDDLDAINEETPDIEQSVVKVEAYRDNQSPKISKLNSADSETAATAVSTVLLDTALDSDDVDAETANTKDTEEPPNGNEHETEEYPTAPSTAEVLVEVTGEPDFPVEGSAPLEVSDTIAEDEPDVSVEKVEHQPEQTIDSAELNGTPEEDKPETAGTAQNDGEGVDTVDADEECVVVDVQSRFASDENEAETLEMPDVPTDEPGNEEQAEILTNENDNPENAQLGTDVIEIVENTSQDDMNEGNDRAESVQDENSENLQQQTEELNQGASTPAKTSRQNSAPSVLGSTKDFSDKEDSVEIEDNDKDNEETEQNSDKVDEPSNAEVDQSDPNNDDGGNEVKVAAESIETMMDNEEKNEDEPLGDNSEAADIKASDDDQKEDDIAVSDELEKTEQEIVNPEEEPETNSDDGVASPKKSLSKDAGPKSDSEATDVPPKESITSNIEPEQDSKNKEDKNSAETQDTTEPQNELESNADENAAPNENSTEHEKPTSTNEVDLEVNQQSIEESAVEDGNDTEIKQEKQDQNLVLPQEQVDAVETEAPETPKEIEKGESLEEPNSSSACEQAKIEPTDEEQPDSNEVNDEAVSKEGSLEKTESDLNATLEQSDGLSKESSTKESGPDGSMDGPDGELVSETGGIASISSRMDDGDDEGEDENEQELSEGTYGNKTEDKPPSPSAPGLEQENRNNDQTASDSNDVEAKDSEEKKANVDSQDESGNSNESNEEVVEEPCIQRQVSPSTSKLASRNSVEAEEIKKVNLASFHKDSAEALFYSLKQSELENDEESPPGENPDKDETLAKNNTLETDDDADVVLAAEQPNQQSRDHQQTERTFTDDFLEKGPITEEAANGLAEGDGVMDAADVFDPMAAAANRNRQLKDRLHSRDDVEASETASHKHAIRRSMTERKDLTRQDSDYVGLDKYGPNYVQEEDEFDGYYIGNIRNKILASSVSRADSDFYDQENLADNVDENNVRTALETIASTDTESTIASQTTIHANKHFFKRSSQNTSTNIPYASFGNNAIDQSLDEFIEREEQNKEAAEQAASTIQRSYRRFRSNRKLLRDYHSTMRTFTEDQSTESLEEYPTNIIQITMDHKKTEESDNSLEDARMENKRRPMYSLNIDEYDTAARRMTLTRGVAVQRNSTREEDSSGKSDNASSDAKLASDTQTNLAPATDESPLSMSDLSDDKKSSSDEKENIKMGSSKTSNTNGSSESTKPRSINDVKKYASLDAQKLFIARQRTMPVQIDSSLIRVLPKHMRKRNKSAGMVRK; encoded by the exons ATGCCTATAACGACACCGAAGATTCCGGAAGGCTTGCCCGATTTGATGAAAGGGCTGGCCAAGAGTGTGATACGGGAAAATCCGGACAACATCTATGTCCATGCGGCTGAGTATTTCGAAAATCTTATCCGCGAACGAGATGCTGGTGAATTGGACAAGGGCTATCCACATTTCAGTGCCCATAAAGTGTATGCGGACTACAGAGACAAATGTCGCACCAAAGGTGGAAATGAGTCGAGGAAGATTGCCACTGATGGCGATGACGATGATAGTGGTGGCAGCGCATCTACCACACGTGGTCGAAGAAGAAAACGTGTTCGCAAGCAGGGCTCTAAGGATTCCAATAAATCTGTCGAAAAATCGGAACCGGAAGAGCAAATTATAGCAGCAGCAATTCCCGATTCTGCCGCAGTTTTAAGTGATGGAAGTGAAAGGAAAAGTGGCAGTGCTAAGAGCTCAGTAGACGACCTTGATGCAATCAACGAAGAAACTCCTGATATTGAACAATCTGTTGTAAAAGTCGAAGCTTATCGGGACAATCAAAGTCCGAAAATAAGCAAATTGAATAGTGCCGATTCAGAAACAGCCGCCACAGCTGTTTCAACAGTATTGCTAGATACAGCCCTGGACTCAGATGATGTCGATGCGGAAACTGCCAATACAAAAGATACAGAAGAACCGCCAAACGGAAATGAACATGAAACTGAGGAATATCCGACGGCACCGAGCACGGCGGAAGTTTTGGTGGAAGTTACTGGTGAACCAGATTTTCCAGTAGAAGGTAGTGCGCCGTTGGAAGTTTCTGATACCATTGCTGAAGATGAACCAGATGTATCGGTTGAAAAAGTTGAACACCAACCCGAACAAACAATTGATTCAGCCGAGTTGAATGGTACACCCGAAGAAGACAAGCCAGAAACTGCAGGAACGGCACAAAATGATGGCGAAGGAGTGGATACCGTTGATGCAGATGAAGAATGCGTTGTAGTAGATGTACAATCTCGTTTTGCTTCCGACGAGAACGAAGCTGAAACACTCGAAATGCCTGACGTTCCAACTGATGAACCAGGAAATGAAGAACAAGCTGAAATCTTAACAAACGAAAATGATAATCCAGAAAACGCACAGCTTGGAACTgatgttattgaaattgttgaaaatacgTCTCAAGATGATATGAATGAAGGAAACGATCGAGCTGAAAGCGTTCAggatgaaaattctgaaaatctacAACAACAAACTGAAGAACTTAATCAAGGAGCGAGTACACCGGCGAAAACTTCTAGACAAAATTCCGCCCCTTCAGTGCTAGGCTCTACGAAAGATTTTTCTGATAAAGAGGATTCTGTCGAAATCGAGGACAATGACAAAGACAATGAGGAAACGGAACAAAATTCTGATAAAGTTGATGAACCGAGCAATGCAGAAGTGGATCAGTCAGATCCGAATAATGATGATGGTGGCAATGAAGTTAAAGTTGCTGCCGAATCAATTGAGACAATGATggataatgaagaaaaaaatgaagatgaaCCGCTTGGTGATAACTCTGAGGCTGCTgatataaaagcttctgacGACGATCAGAAAGAAGATGACATTGCTGTGAGTGATGAGCTTGAAAAAACGGAGCAAGAAATAGTAAACCCGGAAGAAGAACCCGAAACTAACTCAGACGATGGTGTTGCGTCACCCAAAAAATCACTGTCGAAAGATGCAGGTCCAAAAAGTGATTCAGAAGCTACTGATGTTCCACCAAAAGAATCTATTACGAGTAACATAGAACCAgaacaagattcaaaaaataaagaagacaaaaatagTGCGGAAACTCAGGACACAACAGAGCCGCAGAACGAGTTAGAATCAAATGCAGATGAAAATGCAGCGCCGAATGAAAATTCAACAGAACATGAGAAACCAACATCAACCAACGAAGTCGATTTAGAAGTGAATCAGCAATCAATAGAGGAATCAGCAGTTGAAGACGGCAATGATACAGAGATCAAACAAGAGAAGCAGGATCAAAATCTTGTGCTGCCTCAGGAGCAAGTTGATGCTGTTGAAACGGAAGCTCCAGAGACCCCAAAAGAGATTGAAAAGGGGGAATCTTTGGAGGAGCCCAATTCCAGCTCTGCTTGCGAACAAGCAAAAATCGAGCCGACGGATGAGGAACAGCCAGATTCAAACGAAGTTAACGATGAAGCAGTATCCAAAGAAGGGTCTCTGGAGAAAACTGAATCGGATTTGAATGCAACGCTTGAACAATCTGATGGTCTATCAAAGGAATCTTCTACCAAAGAATCGGGCCCAGACGGTTCAATGGATGGGCCAGATGGAGAACTGGTTTCTGAAACAGGTGGCATCGCTTCCATCAGCAGTCGTATGGACGACGGAGATGATGAAGGTGAAGATGAAAATGAACAAGAGCTATCCGAAGGAACCTATGGGAATAAAACTGAAGATAAACCACCAAGTCCTTCCGCACCTGGTTTAGAacaagaaaatagaaataatgaCCAAACTGCTAGTGATTCCAATGATGTCGAAGCTAAGGATTCGGAAGAGAAGAAAGCTAACGTCGATTCACAGGATGAATCAGGAAATAGTAATGAATCGAACGAAGAAGTCGTTGAAGAGCCATGCATCCAACGTCAAGTTTCTCCGTCGACATCAAAACTAGCAAGCCGAAATAGTGTTGAAGCGGAAGAAATCAAAAAGGTAAATCTAGCTTCTTTTCACAAAGATTCCGCTGAggcattattttattctttgAAGCAATCGGAGCTAGAAAACGATGAGGAAAGTCCACCGGGTGAAAATCCAGATAAAGACGAAACTCTAGCCAAGAATAACACACTGGAAACTGATGACGATGCAGATGTTGTTTTAGCTGCCGAACAACCAAACCAACAATCTCGTGACCATCAACAAACTGAGAGAACCTTTACCGATGATTTTTTAGAGAAGGGCCCCATCACTGAGGAAGCGGCCAATGGCCTAGCAGAAGGTGATGGGGTGATGGACGCAGCAGATGTATTCGACCCGATGGCGGCGGCTGCGAATCGCAATCGACAGTTGAAGGATCGGCTACACTCGCGTGACGATGTGGAAGCCAGCGAGACAGCTTCACATAAACACGCAATACGGCGTAGCATGACAGAGAGGAAAGACTTGACCAGGCAGGACTCTGATTACGTAGGATTGGACAAATATGGGCCGAACTATGTTCAAGAAGAGGACGAATTCGATGGATACTACATAGGTAATATAAGAAATAAGATATTGGCTAGCTCCGTTTCCAGAGCGGATTCTGACTTTTACGATCAAGAGAATCTGGCAGACAATGTGGACGAAAACAACGTCCGAACAGCATTAGAGACCATTGCATCTACGGATACAGAATCTACGATCGCATCTCAAACGACGATTCATGCAAACAAACACTTCTTCAAACGAAGTTCGCAGAATACATCCACTAATATACCCTACGCATCATTCGGAAACAATGCAATCGATCAATCGCTGGACGAATTCATTGAACGTGAGGAACAAAACAAGGAAGCTGCTGAACAAGCCGCGTCGACCATCCAGCGCTCGTATCGACGGTTCCGATCGAACAGAAAACTTCTTCGGGATTATCACAGCACGATGCGCACTTTTACTGAAGATCAATCAACCGAGAGTTTGGAAGAGTACCCGACTAACATAATTCAGATAACAATGGATCACAAAAAAACGGAAGAGAGTGACAACTCTCTTGAAGATGCTCGAATGGAAAACAAGCGACGTCCGATGTACAGTCTGAACATCGATGAGTATGATACAGCCGCCCGACGCATGACTCTTACCCGAGGGGTTGCAGTGCAAAGAAATTCAACACGTGAGGAAGATTCCTCTGGCAAATCAGACAATGCTTCTAGTGACGCAAAGTTAGCTAGTGATACACAGACAAATTTAGCCCCAGCAACAGACGAAAGTCCACTGTCGATGAGCGATCTTTCGGACGACAAGAAAAGTAGCAGTGACGAGaaggaaaacataaaaatgggTTCGTCCAAAACAA GCAATACCAATGGCAGCAGTGAATCAACGAAACCTCGTTCTATAAACGACGTTAAAAAGTACGCATCGTTGGACGCCCAGAAGTTGTTCATAGCTCGTCAGCGTACAATGCCGGTTCAGATTGACAGTTCGCTGATCCGAGTGCTGCCGAAACACATGAGAAAACGTAACAAAAGTGCCGGCATGGTACGGAAGTAG
- the LOC129754983 gene encoding diphthine methyl ester synthase-like has protein sequence MVFYVIGLGLGDPKDITVKGLEVVKRCERVYLESYTSILTCGQEKLEEYYGRSLILADRELVEQGADEILAGADKKEIGFLVVGDPFGATTHSDLLLRAREKRIPFQVIHNASIMNAVGCCGLQLYHFGETVSIPYWDDTWQPDSFYDKIQANLDHGLHTLCLLDIRVREPTIESLMKKTRVYQPPRFMRCHEAADQLLRLIHKRKHNGESQKRGVTERTVVVGLARVGHDTQKIKVCTLKEMRKSDLGGPLHSLIIPAEETHPMEQEYLQQFCEEDVKQLQKAALDVYSGNIFKLDTTLDGTSTSNSNN, from the exons ATGGTGTTCTACGTCATTGGTTTGGGGCTAGGTGACCCGAAGGATATCACCGTCAAAGGACTGGAAGTCGTGAAGCGATGCGAACGGGTCTATCTGGAATCCTACACCTCGATACTGACGTGTGGCCAGGAGAAGCTG GAAGAGTATTATGGCCGTTCGCTAATTCTGGCAGATCGGGAATTGGTCGAGCAGGGTGCTGATGAGATACTGGCCGGAGCCGACAAGAAGGAGATCGGATTTCTGGTCGTGGGGGATCCCTTCGGGGCCACAACCCACAGTGATTTACTGCTGCGAGCCCGGGAGAAGAGAATTCCCTTTCAG GTGATTCATAATGCGTCGATCATGAATGCCGTTGGATGCTGCGGACTGCAGCTGTACCATTTCGGGGAAACAGTATCGATTCCATACTGGGACGATACATGGCAACCGGATAGTTTCTACGACAAAATTCAGGCTAATTTGGACCACGGACTGCACACCCTCTGTCTGTTGGATATTCGGGTCCGTGAACCAACGATTGAGTCTTTGATGAAGAAAACACGGGTTTATCAGCCACCGCGATTCATGCGTTGTCACGAGGCGGCGGATCAGTTGTTGCGTTTAATCCACAAGCGGAAGCATAACGGAGAATCACAAAAACGGGGCGTCACCGAACGAACGGTGGTTGTTGGACTTGCTAGGGTTGGCCATGACACGCAAAAGATCAAGGTTTGCACCTTGAAAGAAATGCGAAAGAGTGATCTGGGCGGACCGTTGCACTCGTTGATCATTCCAGCAGAGGAAACACATCCAATGGAACAGGAATATTTGCAGCAGTTCTGCGAAGAAGACGTCAAACAGCTGCAGAAGGCCGCATTGGATGTATACTCGGGAAACATCTTCAAACTAGATACCACACTTGACGGAACATCGACCAGTAACTCCAATAATTGA
- the LOC129754135 gene encoding clumping factor B-like isoform X2 gives MPITTPKIPEGLPDLMKGLAKSVIRENPDNIYVHAAEYFENLIRERDAGELDKGYPHFSAHKVYADYRDKCRTKGGNESRKIATDGDDDDSGGSASTTRGRRRKRVRKQGSKDSNKSVEKSEPEEQIIAAAIPDSAAVLSDGSERKSGSAKSSVDDLDAINEETPDIEQSVVKVEAYRDNQSPKISKLNSADSETAATAVSTVLLDTALDSDDVDAETANTKDTEEPPNGNEHETEEYPTAPSTAEVLVEVTGEPDFPVEGSAPLEVSDTIAEDEPDVSVEKVEHQPEQTIDSAELNGTPEEDKPETAGTAQNDGEGVDTVDADEECVVVDVQSRFASDENEAETLEMPDVPTDEPGNEEQAEILTNENDNPENAQLGTDVIEIVENTSQDDMNEGNDRAESVQDENSENLQQQTEELNQGASTPAKTSRQNSAPSVLGSTKDFSDKEDSVEIEDNDKDNEETEQNSDKVDEPSNAEVDQSDPNNDDGGNEVKVAAESIETMMDNEEKNEDEPLGDNSEAADIKASDDDQKEDDIAVSDELEKTEQEIVNPEEEPETNSDDGVASPKKSLSKDAGPKSDSEATDVPPKESITSNIEPEQDSKNKEDKNSAETQDTTEPQNELESNADENAAPNENSTEHEKPTSTNEVDLEVNQQSIEESAVEDGNDTEIKQEKQDQNLVLPQEQVDAVETEAPETPKEIEKGESLEEPNSSSACEQAKIEPTDEEQPDSNEVNDEAVSKEGSLEKTESDLNATLEQSDGLSKESSTKESGPDGSMDGPDGELVSETGGIASISSRMDDGDDEGEDENEQELSEGTYGNKTEDKPPSPSAPGLEQENRNNDQTASDSNDVEAKDSEEKKANVDSQDESGNSNESNEEVVEEPCIQRQVSPSTSKLASRNSVEAEEIKKQSELENDEESPPGENPDKDETLAKNNTLETDDDADVVLAAEQPNQQSRDHQQTERTFTDDFLEKGPITEEAANGLAEGDGVMDAADVFDPMAAAANRNRQLKDRLHSRDDVEASETASHKHAIRRSMTERKDLTRQDSDYVGLDKYGPNYVQEEDEFDGYYIGNIRNKILASSVSRADSDFYDQENLADNVDENNVRTALETIASTDTESTIASQTTIHANKHFFKRSSQNTSTNIPYASFGNNAIDQSLDEFIEREEQNKEAAEQAASTIQRSYRRFRSNRKLLRDYHSTMRTFTEDQSTESLEEYPTNIIQITMDHKKTEESDNSLEDARMENKRRPMYSLNIDEYDTAARRMTLTRGVAVQRNSTREEDSSGKSDNASSDAKLASDTQTNLAPATDESPLSMSDLSDDKKSSSDEKENIKMGSSKTSNTNGSSESTKPRSINDVKKYASLDAQKLFIARQRTMPVQIDSSLIRVLPKHMRKRNKSAGMVRK, from the exons ATGCCTATAACGACACCGAAGATTCCGGAAGGCTTGCCCGATTTGATGAAAGGGCTGGCCAAGAGTGTGATACGGGAAAATCCGGACAACATCTATGTCCATGCGGCTGAGTATTTCGAAAATCTTATCCGCGAACGAGATGCTGGTGAATTGGACAAGGGCTATCCACATTTCAGTGCCCATAAAGTGTATGCGGACTACAGAGACAAATGTCGCACCAAAGGTGGAAATGAGTCGAGGAAGATTGCCACTGATGGCGATGACGATGATAGTGGTGGCAGCGCATCTACCACACGTGGTCGAAGAAGAAAACGTGTTCGCAAGCAGGGCTCTAAGGATTCCAATAAATCTGTCGAAAAATCGGAACCGGAAGAGCAAATTATAGCAGCAGCAATTCCCGATTCTGCCGCAGTTTTAAGTGATGGAAGTGAAAGGAAAAGTGGCAGTGCTAAGAGCTCAGTAGACGACCTTGATGCAATCAACGAAGAAACTCCTGATATTGAACAATCTGTTGTAAAAGTCGAAGCTTATCGGGACAATCAAAGTCCGAAAATAAGCAAATTGAATAGTGCCGATTCAGAAACAGCCGCCACAGCTGTTTCAACAGTATTGCTAGATACAGCCCTGGACTCAGATGATGTCGATGCGGAAACTGCCAATACAAAAGATACAGAAGAACCGCCAAACGGAAATGAACATGAAACTGAGGAATATCCGACGGCACCGAGCACGGCGGAAGTTTTGGTGGAAGTTACTGGTGAACCAGATTTTCCAGTAGAAGGTAGTGCGCCGTTGGAAGTTTCTGATACCATTGCTGAAGATGAACCAGATGTATCGGTTGAAAAAGTTGAACACCAACCCGAACAAACAATTGATTCAGCCGAGTTGAATGGTACACCCGAAGAAGACAAGCCAGAAACTGCAGGAACGGCACAAAATGATGGCGAAGGAGTGGATACCGTTGATGCAGATGAAGAATGCGTTGTAGTAGATGTACAATCTCGTTTTGCTTCCGACGAGAACGAAGCTGAAACACTCGAAATGCCTGACGTTCCAACTGATGAACCAGGAAATGAAGAACAAGCTGAAATCTTAACAAACGAAAATGATAATCCAGAAAACGCACAGCTTGGAACTgatgttattgaaattgttgaaaatacgTCTCAAGATGATATGAATGAAGGAAACGATCGAGCTGAAAGCGTTCAggatgaaaattctgaaaatctacAACAACAAACTGAAGAACTTAATCAAGGAGCGAGTACACCGGCGAAAACTTCTAGACAAAATTCCGCCCCTTCAGTGCTAGGCTCTACGAAAGATTTTTCTGATAAAGAGGATTCTGTCGAAATCGAGGACAATGACAAAGACAATGAGGAAACGGAACAAAATTCTGATAAAGTTGATGAACCGAGCAATGCAGAAGTGGATCAGTCAGATCCGAATAATGATGATGGTGGCAATGAAGTTAAAGTTGCTGCCGAATCAATTGAGACAATGATggataatgaagaaaaaaatgaagatgaaCCGCTTGGTGATAACTCTGAGGCTGCTgatataaaagcttctgacGACGATCAGAAAGAAGATGACATTGCTGTGAGTGATGAGCTTGAAAAAACGGAGCAAGAAATAGTAAACCCGGAAGAAGAACCCGAAACTAACTCAGACGATGGTGTTGCGTCACCCAAAAAATCACTGTCGAAAGATGCAGGTCCAAAAAGTGATTCAGAAGCTACTGATGTTCCACCAAAAGAATCTATTACGAGTAACATAGAACCAgaacaagattcaaaaaataaagaagacaaaaatagTGCGGAAACTCAGGACACAACAGAGCCGCAGAACGAGTTAGAATCAAATGCAGATGAAAATGCAGCGCCGAATGAAAATTCAACAGAACATGAGAAACCAACATCAACCAACGAAGTCGATTTAGAAGTGAATCAGCAATCAATAGAGGAATCAGCAGTTGAAGACGGCAATGATACAGAGATCAAACAAGAGAAGCAGGATCAAAATCTTGTGCTGCCTCAGGAGCAAGTTGATGCTGTTGAAACGGAAGCTCCAGAGACCCCAAAAGAGATTGAAAAGGGGGAATCTTTGGAGGAGCCCAATTCCAGCTCTGCTTGCGAACAAGCAAAAATCGAGCCGACGGATGAGGAACAGCCAGATTCAAACGAAGTTAACGATGAAGCAGTATCCAAAGAAGGGTCTCTGGAGAAAACTGAATCGGATTTGAATGCAACGCTTGAACAATCTGATGGTCTATCAAAGGAATCTTCTACCAAAGAATCGGGCCCAGACGGTTCAATGGATGGGCCAGATGGAGAACTGGTTTCTGAAACAGGTGGCATCGCTTCCATCAGCAGTCGTATGGACGACGGAGATGATGAAGGTGAAGATGAAAATGAACAAGAGCTATCCGAAGGAACCTATGGGAATAAAACTGAAGATAAACCACCAAGTCCTTCCGCACCTGGTTTAGAacaagaaaatagaaataatgaCCAAACTGCTAGTGATTCCAATGATGTCGAAGCTAAGGATTCGGAAGAGAAGAAAGCTAACGTCGATTCACAGGATGAATCAGGAAATAGTAATGAATCGAACGAAGAAGTCGTTGAAGAGCCATGCATCCAACGTCAAGTTTCTCCGTCGACATCAAAACTAGCAAGCCGAAATAGTGTTGAAGCGGAAGAAATCAAAAAG CAATCGGAGCTAGAAAACGATGAGGAAAGTCCACCGGGTGAAAATCCAGATAAAGACGAAACTCTAGCCAAGAATAACACACTGGAAACTGATGACGATGCAGATGTTGTTTTAGCTGCCGAACAACCAAACCAACAATCTCGTGACCATCAACAAACTGAGAGAACCTTTACCGATGATTTTTTAGAGAAGGGCCCCATCACTGAGGAAGCGGCCAATGGCCTAGCAGAAGGTGATGGGGTGATGGACGCAGCAGATGTATTCGACCCGATGGCGGCGGCTGCGAATCGCAATCGACAGTTGAAGGATCGGCTACACTCGCGTGACGATGTGGAAGCCAGCGAGACAGCTTCACATAAACACGCAATACGGCGTAGCATGACAGAGAGGAAAGACTTGACCAGGCAGGACTCTGATTACGTAGGATTGGACAAATATGGGCCGAACTATGTTCAAGAAGAGGACGAATTCGATGGATACTACATAGGTAATATAAGAAATAAGATATTGGCTAGCTCCGTTTCCAGAGCGGATTCTGACTTTTACGATCAAGAGAATCTGGCAGACAATGTGGACGAAAACAACGTCCGAACAGCATTAGAGACCATTGCATCTACGGATACAGAATCTACGATCGCATCTCAAACGACGATTCATGCAAACAAACACTTCTTCAAACGAAGTTCGCAGAATACATCCACTAATATACCCTACGCATCATTCGGAAACAATGCAATCGATCAATCGCTGGACGAATTCATTGAACGTGAGGAACAAAACAAGGAAGCTGCTGAACAAGCCGCGTCGACCATCCAGCGCTCGTATCGACGGTTCCGATCGAACAGAAAACTTCTTCGGGATTATCACAGCACGATGCGCACTTTTACTGAAGATCAATCAACCGAGAGTTTGGAAGAGTACCCGACTAACATAATTCAGATAACAATGGATCACAAAAAAACGGAAGAGAGTGACAACTCTCTTGAAGATGCTCGAATGGAAAACAAGCGACGTCCGATGTACAGTCTGAACATCGATGAGTATGATACAGCCGCCCGACGCATGACTCTTACCCGAGGGGTTGCAGTGCAAAGAAATTCAACACGTGAGGAAGATTCCTCTGGCAAATCAGACAATGCTTCTAGTGACGCAAAGTTAGCTAGTGATACACAGACAAATTTAGCCCCAGCAACAGACGAAAGTCCACTGTCGATGAGCGATCTTTCGGACGACAAGAAAAGTAGCAGTGACGAGaaggaaaacataaaaatgggTTCGTCCAAAACAA GCAATACCAATGGCAGCAGTGAATCAACGAAACCTCGTTCTATAAACGACGTTAAAAAGTACGCATCGTTGGACGCCCAGAAGTTGTTCATAGCTCGTCAGCGTACAATGCCGGTTCAGATTGACAGTTCGCTGATCCGAGTGCTGCCGAAACACATGAGAAAACGTAACAAAAGTGCCGGCATGGTACGGAAGTAG